A window of the Equus przewalskii isolate Varuska chromosome 10, EquPr2, whole genome shotgun sequence genome harbors these coding sequences:
- the COX11 gene encoding cytochrome c oxidase assembly protein COX11, mitochondrial has protein sequence MQETSRDRTSRSDGRAFLPAGMGGLWRPGLRPVVFCGWRWSHPGSPTRVAERVEPCLRPGRSGTGGAETGLRRLGTWKRPSLAGELTVQPPRRPKSTNPYTRAQEEDWRRRNKTVLTYVAAAAVGMLGASYAAVPLYRLYCQTTGLGGSAVAGHASDQIANMVPVKDRIIKVTFNADVHASLQWNFRPQQTEIYVVPGETALAFYKAKNPTDKPVIGISTYNVVPFEAGQYFNKIQCFCFEEQRLNPQEEVDMPVFFYIDPEFAEDPRMVNVDLITLSYTFFEAKEGYKLPVPGYN, from the exons ATGCAGGAGACCTCGCGAGATCGGACCTCTCGTTCTGACGGGCGGGCGTTCTTGCCGGCCGGTATGGGAGGGCTTTGGCGTCCGGGCTTGAGGCCCGTGGTTTTCTGTGGCTGGCGCTGGAGCCACCCTGGGTCCCCAACTCGGGTAGCGGAGAGGGTAGAGCCGTGTCTCAGGCCGGGCAGGAGTGGGACAGGAGGTGCTGAGACGGGGCTGAGGCGGCTTGGGACATGGAAGCGCCCGAGTCTGGCCGGAGAACTGACCGTGCAGCCGCCGCGGCGGCCGAAGAGCACGAACCCGTACACGCGCGCGcaggaggaggactggcggcgGCGGAACAAGACCGTCCTCACGTACGTGGCCGCGGCCGCCGTCGGCATGCTGGGCGCGTCCTACGCCGCCGTGCCCCTCTATCGGCTCTATTGCCAG ACTACTGGACTTGGAGGATCAGCAGTAGCAGGGCATGCATCAGACCAGATTGCAAACATGGTGCCTGTTAAGGATCGCATCATCAAAGTCACCTTTAATGCAGATGTGCACGCAAGCCTCCAGTGGAACTTTAGACCTCAGCAGACAGAAATATAT GTAGTGCCAGGAGAGACTGCACTGGCGTTTTATAAAGCTAAGAATCCTACTGACAAGCCAGTAATCGGAATTTCCACGTACAATGTTGTCCCGTTTGAAGCTGGACagtatttcaataaaatacag TGCTTCTGTTTTGAAGAACAAAGGCTTAATCCACAAGAGGAAGTAGATATGCCAGTGTTTTTCTACATTGATCCTGAATTTGCTGAAGATCCAAGAATGGTGAATGTTGATCTCATCActctttcttatactttttttgAAGCAAAGGAGGGATACAAGTTGCCGGTTCCAGGCTATAATTGA